CAACCTTTTGAGATGgacataatttttatatatcatcttTAGTAAACAACAATTGAAATTGGTTTAAGCATTGGAATATGAACTGAATTTTAAGGAAGGAGAATCTGGAAAATTGTTAAAAATGTCAGAAAAGCGAAAACATTCTCATTTGGATTGTAAGATTCCCAGAAAAGTACCAAAAAAGGCttcatttaaaatcatttctaaaCCAAGTTTGGAAGATATAATTCCCcataaagtaagaaaaaaaacttcaattAAAACAATTACTAAAATTGTTTCAGAAAAACAAGGTTATAATCTATggattaataataaaattgatctgcgtaaaatatatttaacaaatttccTTTGTGAGTTATTTGCTATGAGAGATAATGTAAGTGATCCAGAGTTTCACAAGGAAGCTCTGGTGAAGATAAGCACAGTTATAAGGGAAATTGCCTCATGGAATTATACAAGTTTGCCAAAAACCATTTGGTACTTGAAGAAATTGAGCAAAATACATCATGGTTCAAACCCACCATTTCAAATGTTACATCACAAAGTAAAATTTCGACCAGTTCAAGAAATTACTACTCAGTTTGTGAATTTCAGCCTTCTTTCTGAACagttatcatttattaatatatcaaagATTTTAATGCTTTATGATGTTGCTGTCATTTATGACTCCTACAGCTTGTCTATAAATTACATTAATCAAGATGGACTTTGTGAAACTTACAATTTTAACTCTCCCATCACAGATATGACACAAGTGGGAGAGCATACTGTTATGGGAAGTCTTCCTTTCAGGAATAAAATCATCTTAATTCATCCTTTCAGTATGCAATTGATAAATCTTGACCATGGTTTTTATAAACTTTCCTATGTAGAAGGAACAAAATTTGTTGGTGTGAAGTTGTTTTCTAAAACAATTTACCTTGTGGACTGGATTCAAAGAGATATACATGCTTTATTTAACATTAATCACTTCATTTCATCAATTGCTGTTGGACCTCGAAAATTTATTCTGGTGGCTTTCAGTGGCATTCCTTGTGTTACCTGTTATAATCTCCAGGGCAGAAAATTATTCCAGTTTGATTTTCCATTCAATGATAAACTGACAGAAATTGTAGCCaaccaaaaatatttctatttctttgaaaacaataatattttcaagGTTTCAGAATTTGGTGGCATTTCTAAGAGAATAGTTGAAAGAACTCCTCAAAAGATTTATCTTCAACAAAACAATCTTGTTTTATTCagtaattttaaatatcaaattatcAGCCCTAATTTCTGGCCACAACAAACCTATTTTTCTCATAATCAAAGTCCAAGGTATCTCATCAGTCTAGATATTGAAAATGCATGTGATATAAGGGCTGTAATACCAATATCAAGacattgttttataattatttatttaaaagatttcATAAAGTTACTCATTTTTCgtgatgaaaacaaaattattgaacattCTTTAACCCTGGAATCACCATTGATTGATGTCTCTCGATGGGCTGAGGACAAGATCATTGTTTCATTTGGCAGGAAATTCCAAAAGATCTCCTGGGACAATTATAATCTTGTTGCAACAAATATACAAGAGACTGCAAGTGAAATTTACATCCAAATTAGTCATATTATATCAGACAAATTTGTATGTTTAGTAGATGGACATAAAGCTCAACTACATATCATATGTGTGACAGAAAGTAAAATTGAACCTATCGAGTTTATAAATTTGGAACATGGAAATGTCTCCATTGCAGCCTCCCCACTCAATTTAATGGTAGTTGACAAAATGGATAAAAAACTTATGATTTTTTCTACTCACGGAGAACAATTATTTCAAATACAGCTTCCTGTGATTGAACAGCCAAGGAAAGTGTATTCAGATAtcctttatttttatgtaatttctaaCAACAACTCAATTaggacatacaatatatatggaCAGCTAAAGAGAGAGTGGAAAATTCCACGTCATTTTCTGCCAGTAATTGGTGTTCAGAAAGGGACAGTTACCATTGTGGACCCAATAAACAGTATACTTCATTGCTATAAATTTCTTTGTGGTGATGGGTATCAAGTTCCAGTGAAGACTCTTAAAGACACCACAAGCACTGATATAATTTATGATGACCAAAATCAAACCAAAGCTATTATTGGTTCTGTATGTCTTGTGCCCAATGGTCAGTTAGCTATTGCTGAGTGgggaaaaaataaattgttaCTATGTTGCaagaaaggaaatattaaccatcaGCTTAGTGTACCATCTCCAATTACTGATATCTGTCGATGGGATTGCAACAATTTAGGATTAACATTACCTCTTGAAAAGCAACTCTGGATTTTTGATTATGTTTCAAATCATATTAGAGTAAGTTCCCTTGAACAGCCATATGTTCTCATACGTAAGTTAGATAATGACAGGGCTATTTGCTACTGTGACAAATCTAACTGTCTAGATATAGTTACAATAAAACTCACTAGTCAACAACCAACCAGACATTTAGCTATATGTCCCAGTTATATCAAATCTTTACATTTGTGGCACAACAATATTCTGGCACTCACCAAAAGTCAATTGTTGGAATACAACACTTCTTTTTGTGGTTCTCCTACTATTTTATATCCCAAATTTGGTTCTGGAAGCTGTCTGTATGGTGTATGTTCTGACAAAACAGCCATATATTTAATTGATGACTCACAAATGTTTTCATTCAACGAAGAGACATTAATGGTTTGTGATTATGTGTCTTGCCAGCAGCTTAAATCTTTCATTGATCAACTTGATATCTTCTCTTGTACAGCAGTTGTTACTGATACATTATCATCTGTAGTACATCGTCAAGATTTATCAATGAGATTAAGTAAACATGTCTATCAAGTACCACATACTTATAAAGACACAAAGAGGATCATTATTTCAGCTCTGTTAATTACAGATAACAATTTAATAGCAATCTGTGATAAAAACAACTGCAGCGTAAAGATATTAACTTTTAAGGGTGAACTAATTGATacgctggatttgaactcatcacCTACAGGGATTTGTCATTGTTTATCCAATAGTTTTGCTATTTCTACCAACACAGACAAACTGTTAACAGTTCAAGTTCAGTTTCCTTTAACTTATGTCAGCTTTAAGACATGTAAGAACTACAGATGCATCGCTTCATTCTCGGATGGACGTTTAGTATGTAGCTGGACAGACGATGGAAGCGATGGTCTAAGTATAGTTGATTTAAAATCATCTGTTTGTAAGGAAAAGCACATAAATGGTTGGAATGAAATAAGGAGGAAAACTATTCATGATATGACAGTTACTCCCAGTGATGAAATAGTGGTTCACtgttatgatgaagatgatacttttagtgaagtaatatttttaaatatccatGGTCAAATCACAAAGCAAGTAACTCCTCTTAATATGTCCCTGCCTGTTAGTATCACTAGTGATA
The genomic region above belongs to Octopus bimaculoides isolate UCB-OBI-ISO-001 chromosome 2, ASM119413v2, whole genome shotgun sequence and contains:
- the LOC106882419 gene encoding uncharacterized protein LOC106882419, which codes for MSEKRKHSHLDCKIPRKVPKKASFKIISKPSLEDIIPHKVRKKTSIKTITKIVSEKQGYNLWINNKIDLRKIYLTNFLCELFAMRDNVSDPEFHKEALVKISTVIREIASWNYTSLPKTIWYLKKLSKIHHGSNPPFQMLHHKVKFRPVQEITTQFVNFSLLSEQLSFINISKILMLYDVAVIYDSYSLSINYINQDGLCETYNFNSPITDMTQVGEHTVMGSLPFRNKIILIHPFSMQLINLDHGFYKLSYVEGTKFVGVKLFSKTIYLVDWIQRDIHALFNINHFISSIAVGPRKFILVAFSGIPCVTCYNLQGRKLFQFDFPFNDKLTEIVANQKYFYFFENNNIFKVSEFGGISKRIVERTPQKIYLQQNNLVLFSNFKYQIISPNFWPQQTYFSHNQSPRYLISLDIENACDIRAVIPISRHCFIIIYLKDFIKLLIFRDENKIIEHSLTLESPLIDVSRWAEDKIIVSFGRKFQKISWDNYNLVATNIQETASEIYIQISHIISDKFVCLVDGHKAQLHIICVTESKIEPIEFINLEHGNVSIAASPLNLMVVDKMDKKLMIFSTHGEQLFQIQLPVIEQPRKVYSDILYFYVISNNNSIRTYNIYGQLKREWKIPRHFLPVIGVQKGTVTIVDPINSILHCYKFLCGDGYQVPVKTLKDTTSTDIIYDDQNQTKAIIGSVCLVPNGQLAIAEWGKNKLLLCCKKGNINHQLSVPSPITDICRWDCNNLGLTLPLEKQLWIFDYVSNHIRVSSLEQPYVLIRKLDNDRAICYCDKSNCLDIVTIKLTSQQPTRHLAICPSYIKSLHLWHNNILALTKSQLLEYNTSFCGSPTILYPKFGSGSCLYGVCSDKTAIYLIDDSQMFSFNEETLMVCDYVSCQQLKSFIDQLDIFSCTAVVTDTLSSVVHRQDLSMRLSKHVYQVPHTYKDTKRIIISALLITDNNLIAICDKNNCSVKILTFKGELIDTLDLNSSPTGICHCLSNSFAISTNTDKLLTVQVQFPLTYVSFKTCKNYRCIASFSDGRLVCSWTDDGSDGLSIVDLKSSVCKEKHINGWNEIRRKTIHDMTVTPSDEIVVHCYDEDDTFSEVIFLNIHGQITKQVTPLNMSLPVSITSDKLYIYIITSQPIDYYYRVTRLSMDGKYHSMFLHPHELIDESVLTAMNCRGPRFVMVNSCNNLYTEGLLTLDREILSLSHLQCDNFPVQVKDFDVSERGQIVIYDRKNDIVKCFRSGGLFLCHKQINFIVGGLCFIETGNILITVPQIREIQELSKKTLSVKRVFNTEIPYCKIHRKIHNLYWCLDLESTECHLVKIENNNTIVIIEKILLIQHPGYQFWFNSEEETNRFNQEGKLRNSQGLYIQAIKRSRNCNKRLLKQAGDYIASCREGSNIVAVRKLPWRKEIVCIPHLVDKTLETSHYGAHFLLLDNNKMVVSYNDNVIVVRTKETAMATSENLHKFKTDAEVSNLCQWKQESLVFCLPSEKQFVFYNSDFSLQKRICTDKSYEYIGKTSNNCLVCCRGGGVKRLGRSEIYSGACIDILLIEDSTYVYKSQNDITDGIIYDIAVMLDGDVVVSGEFEGKDSVCWFNHDIIKIIVVPVIGNPKRITAFGQYAYYFDWYGIIYRVSIDGDCQRYITTDNREIITVHDLHASDFSLILFGQFVESDSAICFYQI